The following nucleotide sequence is from Nitrosopumilus adriaticus.
AACAACGTCAGTAGGTAAATTTGCAAATGTCTTTTTCCCTTTTTTTACATGCATTTGATTATCAGATGTAACATGACCAATGACAGAACATTCAATATGGAATTTTTTGCAAATGGTCTCAAGTTTTTTTAATTTAATTTTATCTGTAACAATTAGCATTCTCTCTTGAGATTCAGAAACCATAATTTCATCAGGATGCATGTCAGATTCACGAGTGTGAACTTTTTGAACATCCATCTCTATTCCAATATCTAATGCATCAGCTGTTTCGGAAATTGCGCAGGATAGTCCACCACCGCCAAGATCTTTCATGGCATGAATTAATTTCTGATTTCTAGCCTCCAAAACTGCCTCTATGATTAATTTCTCAATGAAAGGATCAGGGATTTGCACTGCAGAACGATCTTCTGATTCTAGGGAGTCAGAGGCAAATTGAGAACCACCAATTCCATCTCTACCAGTAGAGCCACCTAGTAAAACAACTAGATCACCTTTGTTTGCATGATTTTTTATCAAATTTTCTTTTTTGCCAAATCCTATTGCAGCAACATCAACAAGTGCATAGTTTTGATAACATTCATCAAATTCAACTTCTCCTCCAATTGTAGGAATGCCTAAACAATTCCCATAAGCCGCAACTCCACTTACTGCATTTTTGAATAACCATCTTGCTTGTTGATCTTTTTCAATATTGCCAAAACGTAAACCATCAAAGATTGCAATAGGTCTTGTGCCAGCAGATAAAATATCCCTAATCACACCACCCACACCAGTTGCAGCTCCACCAAATGGCTCCACAGCAGATGGATGGTTATGACTTTCAATATGAGCAGTTACTACATAGCCTCCACCTACATCTAAGACACCAGAATCATATCCTTTTTCATTAATTACAAGAGGTCCAGTCATTGGTAACATTTTGAGATGTTTTTTTGAGGATTTGTAGGAGCAATGCTCAGACCACTCAGCAGCTACGATTTGTAATTCAGTTGAAGTTGGATTCCTGCCAATTTTGGATTTTAATTCAGATAGCTCATGAGTTTCTAAACTCAATTACTAACACCCATTTTAGATAAAAGTGATTCAAAAATTAATGAAGAAGGTTTGTTATCTACAGGATTAATTTCAGATTCTACTGCTCTTTCTGGATGAGGCATCATGCCAACAACATTTCCATCTTCGTTACATACTCCTGCAATCCTATCAGTAGAACCATTTACAACTTGGCTATATCTAAAGACAATTTGATTTTTTTTCTTTAATTGTTTTAAAACGTCATCATCTGCATAGTATCTACCT
It contains:
- the purL gene encoding phosphoribosylformylglycinamidine synthase subunit PurL gives rise to the protein MSLETHELSELKSKIGRNPTSTELQIVAAEWSEHCSYKSSKKHLKMLPMTGPLVINEKGYDSGVLDVGGGYVVTAHIESHNHPSAVEPFGGAATGVGGVIRDILSAGTRPIAIFDGLRFGNIEKDQQARWLFKNAVSGVAAYGNCLGIPTIGGEVEFDECYQNYALVDVAAIGFGKKENLIKNHANKGDLVVLLGGSTGRDGIGGSQFASDSLESEDRSAVQIPDPFIEKLIIEAVLEARNQKLIHAMKDLGGGGLSCAISETADALDIGIEMDVQKVHTRESDMHPDEIMVSESQERMLIVTDKIKLKKLETICKKFHIECSVIGHVTSDNQMHVKKGKKTFANLPTDVVANATLLDLPSKKPEYLKTIENEKKLKDISDYSKTLMNLLASPNIASKIWVYSQYDHEVGIRTVVKPGGDASVLRLDNGKFLSAKIDGNPKQCYINPREGAIGCFEEACRNVVCTGAKPIGMLDHLQFGNPKDPEIFWTFLESLKGLTDFAKDFKIPCVGGKVSLYNETPSGPIKPTPVIGVLGLIDKKPLIPQKISENDCLVIIGDTKDEMGGSEYFEYIHKFIGGKCPTVVFSESKKNMKSVLEVIDNGLLKSAHDCSKGGLAIAISELCMRNMIGCKVSLEKVPGEKLDVARILFSESHSRYLLSFDKKNLKKLEDLLKKNKVSFK